One window of the Salvelinus alpinus chromosome 13, SLU_Salpinus.1, whole genome shotgun sequence genome contains the following:
- the mtmr8 gene encoding phosphatidylinositol-3,5-bisphosphate 3-phosphatase MTMR8 isoform X2, translated as MEHILTPKVEEVKLLDRYTAKKPAIGTLYLTATHLIFVETSCNTRKETWMLHHLIATVEKLPLTAMGCPLHISCKNFHVAHFVISSERDCQNVHQSLVRLSQPGKVEELYAFLYNPKQDDDERRNGWGFIDSAMDFKRMGLPNEFWEMTDLNKNYELCSTYHSELGIPKTASKGTVFGSAKFRSRGRIPTLSYYHKESNAAICRCSQPLSGLSGRCVEDEEMLQAISRANPKSTFMYVVDTRPKLNAMANRAAGKGYENEDNYSNIRFQFVGIENIHVMRNSLQKLLEVCAMKSPTMSDYLTGLENSGWLRHIKAVMDAGVFLAKALAEDKASVLVHCSDGWDRTAQVCSLASILLDPFYRTIKGLMVLIEKEWISMGHKFTQRCGHVDGDPKEVSPVFTQFIECLWNLMEQYPCGFEYNEKYLLEIHNHVYSCQFGNFIGNCQREREEMRLYERTFSVWPFLWENRHQYRNPLHKCSLGREVLRPSTLPLNFKFWCGMYNHFDKGMQPKQSILDHLLTITQKKAEGEKKMTDLQRLAVMDGVLADQGSPTGTPPEQTSLSPESVSHTAENAKPLMNGAAVEEAEIELVPTAGSEKMEPVAIEN; from the exons ATGGAGCACATTTTAACGCCAAAG GTGGAAGAAGTGAAATTGTTGGATCGATACACTGCAAAGAAGCCAGCCATTGGCACTCTCTATCTAACAGCAACCCATCTAATCTTTGTGGAGACCTCCTGTAACACTCGCAAGGAAACCTGG ATGTTACACCATCTCATAGCCACAGTAGAGAAACTCCCTCTTACAGCCATGGGATGCCCACTTCACATTTCCTGCAAGAATTTCCATGTGGCTCACTTTGTCATTTCCAGTGAGAGGGACTGCCAAAATGTTCATCAGTCCCTGGTCAGACTCTCCCAACCAG GGAAAGTGGAAGAGTTGTATGCTTTTCTTTACAACCCAAAACAAGATGATGATGAGAGAAGAAATGGTTGGGGCTTTATTGACTCAGCCATGGATTTCAAAAGAATGGGATTGCCCAATGAGTTTTGGGAAATGACAGACCTCAACAAGAACTATGAG CTTTGCAGCACATATCACTCAGAACTGGGCATTCCTAAAACCGCAAGCAAGGGCACAGTCTTTGGGAGTGCCAAATTCAGGAGCAGGGGGCGCATTCCTACTCTCTCCTACTACCACAAGGAAAGTAAT GCTGCCATTTGCCGCTGTAGCCAGCCCCTGTCCGGGTTAAGTGGTCGATGTGTAGAAGATGAGGAGATGCTACAGGCAATCAGCCGGGCTAATCCCAAAAGCACCTTCATGTATGTGGTGGATACCAGGCCTAAG TTGAATGCCATGGCCAATAGAGCAGCAGGGAAGGGATACGAGAATGAGGACAACTACTCAAACATCCGCTTTCAGTTTGTGGGCATTGAGAATATCCATGTCATGAGGAACAGTCTGCAGAAGCTTCTGGAAG TGTGTGCTATGAAGTCTCCAACAATGAGTGACTACTTGACGGGACTGGAGAATTCTGGTTGGCTGCGTCACATCAAGGCTGTGATGGATGCTGGAGTATTTCTTGCTAAG GCTTTGGCTGAGGATAAGGCTAGTGTGCTTGTACACTGCTCAGATGGCTGGGATCGCACAGCCCAGGTGTGTTCTCTGGCCAGCATCCTCTTGGACCCCTTCTATCGTACCATTAAGGGACTCATG GTTTTGATAGAAAAAGAATGGATATCTATGGGTCATAAATTCACGCAAAG gtgTGGGCATGTGGATGGGGATCCCAAGGAGGTGTCCCCTGTATTCACCCAGTTCATTGAATGTCTTTGGAATCTCATGGAGCAGTACCCCTGTGGATTTGAGTACAACGAGAAGTACCTTTTGGAAATCCACAACCATGTTTACTCCTGCCAGTTTGGAAATTTCATTGGCAACTGccaaagagagcgagaggagatgCG ACTTTATGAGAGGACCTTCTCCGTTTGGCCGTTTCTCTGGGAGAACCGCCATCAGTACAGAAATCCTCTGCACAAATGCTCATTAGGGAGGGAGGTTCTGAGGCCAAGCACATTGCCGTTGAATTTCAA GTTTTGGTGTGGCATGTATAATCATTTTGACAAGGGCATGCAGCCAAAGCAGTCCATTCTGGATCACCTGTTAACCATAACACAGAAAAAGGCAGAGGGTGAGAAGAAAATGACAGATCTCCAGAGA TTGGCAGTCATGGATGGGGTTCTGGCAGATCAGGGCAGTCCAACAGGCACGCCACCTGAACAAACCTCTTTGTCTCCTGAATCGGTTAGCCACACAGCCGAAAATGCTAAACCACTCATGAATGGCGCTGCAGTGGAGGAGGCTGAAATAGAGTTGGTGCCTACTGCAGGGAGCGAGAAGATGGAACCAGTAGCTATAGAAAATTGA
- the mtmr8 gene encoding phosphatidylinositol-3,5-bisphosphate 3-phosphatase MTMR8 isoform X4 yields MEHILTPKVEEVKLLDRYTAKKPAIGTLYLTATHLIFVETSCNTRKETWMLHHLIATVEKLPLTAMGCPLHISCKNFHVAHFVISSERDCQNVHQSLVRLSQPGKVEELYAFLYNPKQDDDERRNGWGFIDSAMDFKRMGLPNEFWEMTDLNKNYELCSTYHSELGIPKTASKGTVFGSAKFRSRGRIPTLSYYHKESNAAICRCSQPLSGLSGRCVEDEEMLQAISRANPKSTFMYVVDTRPKLNAMANRAAGKGYENEDNYSNIRFQFVGIENIHVMRNSLQKLLEVCAMKSPTMSDYLTGLENSGWLRHIKAVMDAGVFLAKALAEDKASVLVHCSDGWDRTAQVCSLASILLDPFYRTIKGLMVLIEKEWISMGHKFTQRCGHVDGDPKEVSPVFTQFIECLWNLMEQYPCGFEYNEKYLLEIHNHVYSCQFGNFIGNCQREREEMRLYERTFSVWPFLWENRHQYRNPLHKCSLGREVLRPSTLPLNFKFWCGMYNHFDKGMQPKQSILDHLLTITQKKAEGEKKMTDLQRDNYPTHLQVV; encoded by the exons ATGGAGCACATTTTAACGCCAAAG GTGGAAGAAGTGAAATTGTTGGATCGATACACTGCAAAGAAGCCAGCCATTGGCACTCTCTATCTAACAGCAACCCATCTAATCTTTGTGGAGACCTCCTGTAACACTCGCAAGGAAACCTGG ATGTTACACCATCTCATAGCCACAGTAGAGAAACTCCCTCTTACAGCCATGGGATGCCCACTTCACATTTCCTGCAAGAATTTCCATGTGGCTCACTTTGTCATTTCCAGTGAGAGGGACTGCCAAAATGTTCATCAGTCCCTGGTCAGACTCTCCCAACCAG GGAAAGTGGAAGAGTTGTATGCTTTTCTTTACAACCCAAAACAAGATGATGATGAGAGAAGAAATGGTTGGGGCTTTATTGACTCAGCCATGGATTTCAAAAGAATGGGATTGCCCAATGAGTTTTGGGAAATGACAGACCTCAACAAGAACTATGAG CTTTGCAGCACATATCACTCAGAACTGGGCATTCCTAAAACCGCAAGCAAGGGCACAGTCTTTGGGAGTGCCAAATTCAGGAGCAGGGGGCGCATTCCTACTCTCTCCTACTACCACAAGGAAAGTAAT GCTGCCATTTGCCGCTGTAGCCAGCCCCTGTCCGGGTTAAGTGGTCGATGTGTAGAAGATGAGGAGATGCTACAGGCAATCAGCCGGGCTAATCCCAAAAGCACCTTCATGTATGTGGTGGATACCAGGCCTAAG TTGAATGCCATGGCCAATAGAGCAGCAGGGAAGGGATACGAGAATGAGGACAACTACTCAAACATCCGCTTTCAGTTTGTGGGCATTGAGAATATCCATGTCATGAGGAACAGTCTGCAGAAGCTTCTGGAAG TGTGTGCTATGAAGTCTCCAACAATGAGTGACTACTTGACGGGACTGGAGAATTCTGGTTGGCTGCGTCACATCAAGGCTGTGATGGATGCTGGAGTATTTCTTGCTAAG GCTTTGGCTGAGGATAAGGCTAGTGTGCTTGTACACTGCTCAGATGGCTGGGATCGCACAGCCCAGGTGTGTTCTCTGGCCAGCATCCTCTTGGACCCCTTCTATCGTACCATTAAGGGACTCATG GTTTTGATAGAAAAAGAATGGATATCTATGGGTCATAAATTCACGCAAAG gtgTGGGCATGTGGATGGGGATCCCAAGGAGGTGTCCCCTGTATTCACCCAGTTCATTGAATGTCTTTGGAATCTCATGGAGCAGTACCCCTGTGGATTTGAGTACAACGAGAAGTACCTTTTGGAAATCCACAACCATGTTTACTCCTGCCAGTTTGGAAATTTCATTGGCAACTGccaaagagagcgagaggagatgCG ACTTTATGAGAGGACCTTCTCCGTTTGGCCGTTTCTCTGGGAGAACCGCCATCAGTACAGAAATCCTCTGCACAAATGCTCATTAGGGAGGGAGGTTCTGAGGCCAAGCACATTGCCGTTGAATTTCAA GTTTTGGTGTGGCATGTATAATCATTTTGACAAGGGCATGCAGCCAAAGCAGTCCATTCTGGATCACCTGTTAACCATAACACAGAAAAAGGCAGAGGGTGAGAAGAAAATGACAGATCTCCAGAGA gacaattacccaacacacctccaggttgtgtaa
- the mtmr8 gene encoding phosphatidylinositol-3,5-bisphosphate 3-phosphatase MTMR8 isoform X1 — protein sequence MEHILTPKVEEVKLLDRYTAKKPAIGTLYLTATHLIFVETSCNTRKETWMLHHLIATVEKLPLTAMGCPLHISCKNFHVAHFVISSERDCQNVHQSLVRLSQPGKVEELYAFLYNPKQDDDERRNGWGFIDSAMDFKRMGLPNEFWEMTDLNKNYELCSTYHSELGIPKTASKGTVFGSAKFRSRGRIPTLSYYHKESNAAICRCSQPLSGLSGRCVEDEEMLQAISRANPKSTFMYVVDTRPKLNAMANRAAGKGYENEDNYSNIRFQFVGIENIHVMRNSLQKLLEVCAMKSPTMSDYLTGLENSGWLRHIKAVMDAGVFLAKALAEDKASVLVHCSDGWDRTAQVCSLASILLDPFYRTIKGLMVLIEKEWISMGHKFTQRCGHVDGDPKEVSPVFTQFIECLWNLMEQYPCGFEYNEKYLLEIHNHVYSCQFGNFIGNCQREREEMRLYERTFSVWPFLWENRHQYRNPLHKCSLGREVLRPSTLPLNFKFWCGMYNHFDKGMQPKQSILDHLLTITQKKAEGEKKMTDLQRQLAVMDGVLADQGSPTGTPPEQTSLSPESVSHTAENAKPLMNGAAVEEAEIELVPTAGSEKMEPVAIEN from the exons ATGGAGCACATTTTAACGCCAAAG GTGGAAGAAGTGAAATTGTTGGATCGATACACTGCAAAGAAGCCAGCCATTGGCACTCTCTATCTAACAGCAACCCATCTAATCTTTGTGGAGACCTCCTGTAACACTCGCAAGGAAACCTGG ATGTTACACCATCTCATAGCCACAGTAGAGAAACTCCCTCTTACAGCCATGGGATGCCCACTTCACATTTCCTGCAAGAATTTCCATGTGGCTCACTTTGTCATTTCCAGTGAGAGGGACTGCCAAAATGTTCATCAGTCCCTGGTCAGACTCTCCCAACCAG GGAAAGTGGAAGAGTTGTATGCTTTTCTTTACAACCCAAAACAAGATGATGATGAGAGAAGAAATGGTTGGGGCTTTATTGACTCAGCCATGGATTTCAAAAGAATGGGATTGCCCAATGAGTTTTGGGAAATGACAGACCTCAACAAGAACTATGAG CTTTGCAGCACATATCACTCAGAACTGGGCATTCCTAAAACCGCAAGCAAGGGCACAGTCTTTGGGAGTGCCAAATTCAGGAGCAGGGGGCGCATTCCTACTCTCTCCTACTACCACAAGGAAAGTAAT GCTGCCATTTGCCGCTGTAGCCAGCCCCTGTCCGGGTTAAGTGGTCGATGTGTAGAAGATGAGGAGATGCTACAGGCAATCAGCCGGGCTAATCCCAAAAGCACCTTCATGTATGTGGTGGATACCAGGCCTAAG TTGAATGCCATGGCCAATAGAGCAGCAGGGAAGGGATACGAGAATGAGGACAACTACTCAAACATCCGCTTTCAGTTTGTGGGCATTGAGAATATCCATGTCATGAGGAACAGTCTGCAGAAGCTTCTGGAAG TGTGTGCTATGAAGTCTCCAACAATGAGTGACTACTTGACGGGACTGGAGAATTCTGGTTGGCTGCGTCACATCAAGGCTGTGATGGATGCTGGAGTATTTCTTGCTAAG GCTTTGGCTGAGGATAAGGCTAGTGTGCTTGTACACTGCTCAGATGGCTGGGATCGCACAGCCCAGGTGTGTTCTCTGGCCAGCATCCTCTTGGACCCCTTCTATCGTACCATTAAGGGACTCATG GTTTTGATAGAAAAAGAATGGATATCTATGGGTCATAAATTCACGCAAAG gtgTGGGCATGTGGATGGGGATCCCAAGGAGGTGTCCCCTGTATTCACCCAGTTCATTGAATGTCTTTGGAATCTCATGGAGCAGTACCCCTGTGGATTTGAGTACAACGAGAAGTACCTTTTGGAAATCCACAACCATGTTTACTCCTGCCAGTTTGGAAATTTCATTGGCAACTGccaaagagagcgagaggagatgCG ACTTTATGAGAGGACCTTCTCCGTTTGGCCGTTTCTCTGGGAGAACCGCCATCAGTACAGAAATCCTCTGCACAAATGCTCATTAGGGAGGGAGGTTCTGAGGCCAAGCACATTGCCGTTGAATTTCAA GTTTTGGTGTGGCATGTATAATCATTTTGACAAGGGCATGCAGCCAAAGCAGTCCATTCTGGATCACCTGTTAACCATAACACAGAAAAAGGCAGAGGGTGAGAAGAAAATGACAGATCTCCAGAGA CAGTTGGCAGTCATGGATGGGGTTCTGGCAGATCAGGGCAGTCCAACAGGCACGCCACCTGAACAAACCTCTTTGTCTCCTGAATCGGTTAGCCACACAGCCGAAAATGCTAAACCACTCATGAATGGCGCTGCAGTGGAGGAGGCTGAAATAGAGTTGGTGCCTACTGCAGGGAGCGAGAAGATGGAACCAGTAGCTATAGAAAATTGA
- the mtmr8 gene encoding phosphatidylinositol-3,5-bisphosphate 3-phosphatase MTMR8 isoform X3 has product MLHHLIATVEKLPLTAMGCPLHISCKNFHVAHFVISSERDCQNVHQSLVRLSQPGKVEELYAFLYNPKQDDDERRNGWGFIDSAMDFKRMGLPNEFWEMTDLNKNYELCSTYHSELGIPKTASKGTVFGSAKFRSRGRIPTLSYYHKESNAAICRCSQPLSGLSGRCVEDEEMLQAISRANPKSTFMYVVDTRPKLNAMANRAAGKGYENEDNYSNIRFQFVGIENIHVMRNSLQKLLEVCAMKSPTMSDYLTGLENSGWLRHIKAVMDAGVFLAKALAEDKASVLVHCSDGWDRTAQVCSLASILLDPFYRTIKGLMVLIEKEWISMGHKFTQRCGHVDGDPKEVSPVFTQFIECLWNLMEQYPCGFEYNEKYLLEIHNHVYSCQFGNFIGNCQREREEMRLYERTFSVWPFLWENRHQYRNPLHKCSLGREVLRPSTLPLNFKFWCGMYNHFDKGMQPKQSILDHLLTITQKKAEGEKKMTDLQRQLAVMDGVLADQGSPTGTPPEQTSLSPESVSHTAENAKPLMNGAAVEEAEIELVPTAGSEKMEPVAIEN; this is encoded by the exons ATGTTACACCATCTCATAGCCACAGTAGAGAAACTCCCTCTTACAGCCATGGGATGCCCACTTCACATTTCCTGCAAGAATTTCCATGTGGCTCACTTTGTCATTTCCAGTGAGAGGGACTGCCAAAATGTTCATCAGTCCCTGGTCAGACTCTCCCAACCAG GGAAAGTGGAAGAGTTGTATGCTTTTCTTTACAACCCAAAACAAGATGATGATGAGAGAAGAAATGGTTGGGGCTTTATTGACTCAGCCATGGATTTCAAAAGAATGGGATTGCCCAATGAGTTTTGGGAAATGACAGACCTCAACAAGAACTATGAG CTTTGCAGCACATATCACTCAGAACTGGGCATTCCTAAAACCGCAAGCAAGGGCACAGTCTTTGGGAGTGCCAAATTCAGGAGCAGGGGGCGCATTCCTACTCTCTCCTACTACCACAAGGAAAGTAAT GCTGCCATTTGCCGCTGTAGCCAGCCCCTGTCCGGGTTAAGTGGTCGATGTGTAGAAGATGAGGAGATGCTACAGGCAATCAGCCGGGCTAATCCCAAAAGCACCTTCATGTATGTGGTGGATACCAGGCCTAAG TTGAATGCCATGGCCAATAGAGCAGCAGGGAAGGGATACGAGAATGAGGACAACTACTCAAACATCCGCTTTCAGTTTGTGGGCATTGAGAATATCCATGTCATGAGGAACAGTCTGCAGAAGCTTCTGGAAG TGTGTGCTATGAAGTCTCCAACAATGAGTGACTACTTGACGGGACTGGAGAATTCTGGTTGGCTGCGTCACATCAAGGCTGTGATGGATGCTGGAGTATTTCTTGCTAAG GCTTTGGCTGAGGATAAGGCTAGTGTGCTTGTACACTGCTCAGATGGCTGGGATCGCACAGCCCAGGTGTGTTCTCTGGCCAGCATCCTCTTGGACCCCTTCTATCGTACCATTAAGGGACTCATG GTTTTGATAGAAAAAGAATGGATATCTATGGGTCATAAATTCACGCAAAG gtgTGGGCATGTGGATGGGGATCCCAAGGAGGTGTCCCCTGTATTCACCCAGTTCATTGAATGTCTTTGGAATCTCATGGAGCAGTACCCCTGTGGATTTGAGTACAACGAGAAGTACCTTTTGGAAATCCACAACCATGTTTACTCCTGCCAGTTTGGAAATTTCATTGGCAACTGccaaagagagcgagaggagatgCG ACTTTATGAGAGGACCTTCTCCGTTTGGCCGTTTCTCTGGGAGAACCGCCATCAGTACAGAAATCCTCTGCACAAATGCTCATTAGGGAGGGAGGTTCTGAGGCCAAGCACATTGCCGTTGAATTTCAA GTTTTGGTGTGGCATGTATAATCATTTTGACAAGGGCATGCAGCCAAAGCAGTCCATTCTGGATCACCTGTTAACCATAACACAGAAAAAGGCAGAGGGTGAGAAGAAAATGACAGATCTCCAGAGA CAGTTGGCAGTCATGGATGGGGTTCTGGCAGATCAGGGCAGTCCAACAGGCACGCCACCTGAACAAACCTCTTTGTCTCCTGAATCGGTTAGCCACACAGCCGAAAATGCTAAACCACTCATGAATGGCGCTGCAGTGGAGGAGGCTGAAATAGAGTTGGTGCCTACTGCAGGGAGCGAGAAGATGGAACCAGTAGCTATAGAAAATTGA